Within the Erigeron canadensis isolate Cc75 chromosome 6, C_canadensis_v1, whole genome shotgun sequence genome, the region aatttatttgttattattggtCTCTGTATTTTGTTTGAATATTTTGCCTGTTTCGGTTTTGGATTTCGGATATTGATGATTGTGTTTGGTGGGCTGTGACAGAATTACAAGATGATTGGATCATTTCTGACTAGAGGGCTTGTGTATGTTGATCTAAACCCgtatcttcttcattttgttgAGAAATATAAACGTATATCAAATGTGAAACAATTTAAATGCGTGCAGAATGGTATTTGGATATGCATATCCAGCCTATGAGTGCTTCAAGTCAGTGGAGAAGAATAAGCCTGATATTGAGGAACTTCGCTTTTGGTGTCAATACTGGTATGATACTTGTTATATGTCTGTCAGATTAGGCTATTCAAAGGCTTTTATCTTAAGCTATATAAATGATGTTTTCAGGATCTTAGTTGCTGTATTGACTGTTTCTGAGCGGATTGGTGACACATTTGTTTCATGGTAAGACCCTAACTTGTTTAAAGGTGGCATTTTTTGCCACATTTAAGTGTGTGATAGGTTTTCTGTTGGTCTCTAATTGGTCACGGGTAAAGTCAAAATTATTAGTCTAATACGACACAACCAACAGGTTGAAAGTCATccaaatttaatgtttaattaaaaCTTCTAAAGTTATACGGAAGAACTTGGATTATTATTATAGCTATATACTTTTGGTAATCATATGTACCACATTTATTATTTGACAAAAAACTTTCAGGTCAATTTCACCCGTCCTTTTCACATGTGCCGATAGTTTAACCGTTTTGACATGTTACATGACCTGCCATTATGCCATTGCCATCACCTTGTAAATCAGTTGTTGTTTCCTGTTCTCATCCTAGTTCTTGTTTTGTCTACTTGTGAAGGGTTCCAATGTACAGTGAAGCAAAGCTGGCATTTTACATATACTTGTGGTACCCCAAAACACAGGTAACTGTTGTTTCCAGGTTTAATATAAAGTTACAGTTTTAAATAAATTCCTTCTTGATTTCTCAAAATTGTTTATCTTATTTTGTTTTGCTTTCATCACTTCAGGGAACAAGTTACGTGTACGATTCATTCTTTAGACCATATATCTCAAAGCATGAAACTGACATTGATCGTAACTTGATGGAACTGAGGACCAGGGTTGGAGATATGTTTGTGTTGTACTGGCAAAATGCTGCGACTTATGCTCAAACAAGAATATTCGATGTTCTTCAATATATTGCTTCACAATCAACGCCCAAACCTCGGCCACCCCAGGTATGACTTGTTGATATATTTGAGTTCCATGTTTCTCTTATCACACAATTGATTATTAAGTGTTTATGTAGTTCGTAATTCCTTGATAGCGTAGGGTCTGGCTTTGACCAATCTTCTGtttttaaggtcaaaattgtcaCCATACTTTGCCGATTCTTATTTACAAAGCAAGACCCAGTCGTTATAAGTAATAACTAGAAATCCCTAATTTGCATGAGTTTAACATCATTCAAAAATTGACAATTCCATTTTAGTGACATTTTCCGGCCAACGAAAGCTTTTTGCGGCGAGTGATCTCTTTGTGAATGCTATATTGTACATTCTTATTCTTAACCCATCCAAACTAAAGAAGACAAGTATTATGGTTCCTCTGGTTATTCCATGCTTTTGTATGTTCACACATTTCTCTCTATGCACTCCAATATATCTGGCTCCTATTGCTATCTAGACATacaatttgaaaaagaaaagctTGGAATGTAGTTACATATAAGTATTGCTGCCTGCTGTTCAGAATAGGCcattatttggatttaggaAAATGCGGAAGGCAGGTGGGTAACATAGATGGTGTAAAAAGTATTAGTTTTAGTACGCATCAAAATGGGTTCGACTGACCTAAGCAATATATCTTTaatctttttatgtttatttttatctgGGCTATAATTAGTCTGATGGATattgttacatacttacatgtTTACGataatattttaacatataattaataaagcaatttattaatttaagatGGTCTTTATGCATTTGGATTCTCTTGGAATTGCTTTAAACCCTTTTCACTTGAGTTGGCTCAGGTGGCCACTTGTCTACGTTAAAGaagagagaggggggggggggggggggggggggatattTAGGAGAAATTACCTTATGCACAAAGGCTTGCAGGGGCTATGTGTAGGTACCAACGCGGTACTTGGGACTAAGGGGTTCCCATCAATTTACCCCCTTTCTACTCATTGACTCGTATCCTTTGTAGTTGCATACTCTAGGTCAAGTAGTTTTATTCATTACAATTATTACAACATAACCTATGTTAACccatttacttgtaatttttaaatgatCTGAAATTGCACCATCTAGATGGAACCACTGGTTTGCGTTCTGTTTCTggtgtttcttttctttttgtgctTTGCTTCCTCTTATTGTTGCTTGTGTATGATGCTGATTAATGACCTGAAActgcagccacctcaaactggTAGAACTCGGCAACCTGCACCAAACCGCCGAGTGCCCCCTGCCACTCAACCAGAGACCAAGGAGCCACCATCTCCTGCTTCTCCTGCCACCCCctccacatcatcatcatcatcagactCAGCTCCCCACCAGCTAGACGACCCACAAGTGCCGCCTATACCATCTTCTCCTAGTGCTATTTTAAAAGCTCAAAAAGCACTCTTGTCACAAAGCCTAGCCGTGGTGACGAAGCCCGAAACCTCCAAAGACGTAGAGACGATGGAAGCCGAGTCATCGAGTTCATCAAACCCCAATCCTCCGGTAAAGGAGATTACGATGGAAGAACCAGTTCGGGTATATACACGTGCAAGGTCAAGGAGAGGTAGTGTAGCATCAGTTCAATAATATCATTGTTGTAGTGTGCAAAACTGTGAGTATGTAGGATGTTGGATTTAATCGATATAACATATTTGtgtattcattatatattttttgcttttatattcaatttttttttttcttatgagttaaaaaaaaaaaggcatccTCGACCATTAGTAATGACCTTCCCTATCTA harbors:
- the LOC122603627 gene encoding putative HVA22-like protein g isoform X2 → MIGSFLTRGLVMVFGYAYPAYECFKSVEKNKPDIEELRFWCQYWILVAVLTVSERIGDTFVSWVPMYSEAKLAFYIYLWYPKTQGTSYVYDSFFRPYISKHETDIDRNLMELRTRVGDMFVLYWQNAATYAQTRIFDVLQYIASQSTPKPRPPQPPQTGRTRQPAPNRRVPPATQPETKEPPSPASPATPSTSSSSSDSAPHQLDDPQVPPIPSSPSAILKAQKALLSQSLAVVTKPETSKDVETMEAESSSSSNPNPPVKEITMEEPVRVYTRARSRRGSVASVQ
- the LOC122603627 gene encoding putative HVA22-like protein g isoform X1, producing MIGSFLTRGLVMVFGYAYPAYECFKSVEKNKPDIEELRFWCQYWYDTCYMSVRLGYSKAFILSYINDVFRILVAVLTVSERIGDTFVSWVPMYSEAKLAFYIYLWYPKTQGTSYVYDSFFRPYISKHETDIDRNLMELRTRVGDMFVLYWQNAATYAQTRIFDVLQYIASQSTPKPRPPQPPQTGRTRQPAPNRRVPPATQPETKEPPSPASPATPSTSSSSSDSAPHQLDDPQVPPIPSSPSAILKAQKALLSQSLAVVTKPETSKDVETMEAESSSSSNPNPPVKEITMEEPVRVYTRARSRRGSVASVQ